A single genomic interval of Lactococcus sp. S-13 harbors:
- a CDS encoding polysaccharide deacetylase family protein has product MKKIGIIVGVALVVIAGTSGGIYLKHQHDVQAEKARVARVYAASKSKATRAVAKAYASGKTEDVQKAEALVAQLHSKDRKKSQAKLETLKLDLQAIATAKVAVDTLTANLSDDNLTQAQSKIAALTSAYTAKDKATLQQLVNQQKEKLAAQKLAEEQKAKAEAEAQKAAAEKAAQEKAAQERAGQTSSPAIPAGSKLIALTFDDGPNPASTPQLLEILQNAGVPATFFALGQEAQAYPDLIRKEAALGNEVASHTWDHKDLTTLNPTAQQQEILSANHLINQLTGQNVTLFRPPYGAYNASVLAQTNLSAVNWSVDTNDWRYNTPAPVVQNALANAHDGAIILLHDIHSWSVAAVPQIIQTLKAQGYTFVTVSQLLEARYGGAQAHQIYFGQ; this is encoded by the coding sequence ATGAAAAAAATTGGAATCATTGTCGGTGTTGCCCTAGTAGTAATCGCAGGAACTAGCGGTGGCATCTATCTCAAGCATCAACATGATGTTCAGGCGGAAAAAGCTCGTGTGGCTCGTGTCTATGCTGCTAGTAAATCAAAGGCAACGCGTGCAGTCGCAAAAGCTTATGCTTCTGGAAAAACAGAGGATGTTCAAAAAGCTGAAGCTTTAGTTGCTCAACTACACTCTAAAGATCGCAAAAAGTCTCAAGCAAAGCTGGAGACCCTCAAGCTGGATTTGCAAGCCATCGCTACGGCAAAAGTAGCTGTTGACACACTGACTGCGAATTTATCAGATGATAATCTCACGCAAGCTCAAAGTAAAATTGCCGCTTTAACTAGTGCTTATACAGCAAAAGATAAGGCGACTTTACAGCAACTTGTAAATCAGCAAAAAGAAAAACTTGCAGCACAAAAACTAGCCGAAGAACAAAAAGCCAAAGCGGAGGCTGAAGCCCAAAAAGCCGCAGCTGAAAAAGCTGCACAGGAGAAAGCAGCGCAAGAAAGAGCTGGACAGACTTCTTCTCCTGCAATCCCTGCAGGATCAAAGCTCATTGCTTTAACTTTTGATGATGGCCCAAATCCTGCTTCAACCCCTCAACTTTTAGAGATTTTACAAAATGCCGGAGTACCTGCAACTTTCTTTGCATTGGGGCAAGAAGCTCAGGCTTATCCCGATTTGATTCGTAAAGAGGCTGCTCTGGGAAATGAAGTGGCTTCGCACACTTGGGATCATAAAGATTTAACGACGCTCAACCCTACTGCCCAACAACAAGAAATTCTAAGTGCCAATCATTTGATCAATCAGCTGACGGGACAAAATGTAACTCTTTTTAGACCTCCTTATGGTGCTTATAATGCATCGGTTCTTGCACAAACCAATCTATCAGCAGTCAACTGGTCGGTAGATACGAATGACTGGCGTTACAATACGCCAGCTCCTGTGGTTCAAAATGCGCTCGCTAATGCTCATGATGGCGCAATTATTTTACTTCATGACATTCACAGTTGGTCAGTAGCTGCTGTTCCACAGATTATCCAAACACTCAAAGCGCAAGGTTATACCTTTGTGACAGTTTCTCAACTTTTGGAGGCACGCTACGGAGGTGCTCAAGCCCATCAGATTTACTTTGGACAATAG
- a CDS encoding ABC transporter permease, with protein sequence MLSLKLATSNIKKGFKSFAPFLMAAITMFVMIFVTASIAMSPSIEKIRGGSSLAQLMGFALVVLAIFALLILIYSYRFLQLQRSREFGLYDILGFGKSRIAGVAFLELILSYLITVIVGSLCGIAFAKFLYLVFINMIGGDYFNLAINPAAIGLVALLYLVFFLILMMIGVWIIWRSSSLDLLRESSKGEKEPRSNLFLAALALILLGAGYYIALTVQNPISALLRFFIAVLLVIFGTYLFYVSFTVWYLKKKKKRPSYYKPNNFITISSMLYRMKANAVGLANITILLSMTVVTVVVSLGIFVGTERLVSNQFPREAKVFSFDSERSSEEATKLTQKVAKEQSIKLSNLISFQSQEVEVKRATTTDDSHFVAGNGLSNLFSQSNYMVILTTRASLKALGNENLPPQNADEVLLSDRSTTKTQSISKIKSVQWFDRTYHVKKQLSTIKNVPTEESMSNMLLVFPNEESYKAALQSYNEMIKATQKDQAFEVSSTTRVLFDLQKNDEKKFAAAFKSAVGKDSDLSLYYRSDAMQSQRSQIGSFVFVGFVLGISFILGAALIIYYKQLSEGAQDKRSFKILQEVGLSKVEVQTTIKSQVRMIFFLPLVITVCHFAGAYLMIEKMIMLFGITDRTIILIISLGTIALLAAVYYLIYKATSRVYYKIVER encoded by the coding sequence ATGCTTAGTTTAAAGCTTGCGACGAGCAATATTAAAAAAGGATTTAAAAGTTTTGCTCCTTTTTTGATGGCTGCAATCACCATGTTTGTCATGATTTTTGTCACGGCCTCGATTGCCATGTCGCCCTCCATTGAAAAAATCAGAGGCGGAAGCTCTTTAGCTCAATTGATGGGTTTTGCCCTCGTTGTTTTAGCCATTTTTGCCCTTCTTATTTTGATTTATAGTTACCGTTTTCTACAATTGCAACGCTCACGAGAATTTGGACTTTATGACATTTTAGGATTTGGAAAAAGCCGCATTGCTGGAGTGGCATTTTTAGAACTTATTTTATCCTACCTCATTACCGTAATTGTCGGTAGCCTTTGTGGGATTGCTTTTGCCAAATTTCTCTATCTCGTTTTTATCAATATGATTGGTGGAGACTATTTCAATCTCGCAATAAACCCTGCGGCGATTGGACTTGTTGCCCTTCTTTATCTGGTTTTCTTTCTTATTTTGATGATGATTGGGGTGTGGATTATTTGGCGCTCATCAAGTCTTGATTTACTTCGTGAATCATCAAAAGGTGAGAAAGAGCCGCGTTCAAATCTCTTTTTAGCTGCGCTTGCCCTGATTTTGCTCGGAGCGGGTTATTACATTGCCTTGACCGTTCAAAATCCAATATCTGCTCTGTTGAGATTTTTCATCGCCGTTTTACTCGTTATTTTTGGAACCTATCTTTTTTATGTGAGTTTCACAGTTTGGTATCTCAAAAAAAAGAAAAAACGCCCAAGCTACTACAAACCTAATAATTTTATCACGATAAGCTCCATGCTCTATCGTATGAAAGCTAATGCTGTCGGTTTAGCTAACATCACGATTTTATTATCAATGACTGTTGTGACGGTGGTGGTTAGTTTAGGAATTTTCGTCGGTACAGAGCGACTTGTCAGCAACCAATTTCCAAGAGAAGCCAAAGTTTTCTCGTTTGACTCGGAACGCAGCTCAGAAGAGGCCACAAAATTGACTCAAAAAGTTGCCAAAGAACAATCCATCAAGCTCAGCAATCTCATCAGCTTCCAATCACAAGAAGTCGAAGTTAAGAGAGCTACCACCACAGACGATAGCCACTTCGTTGCTGGTAATGGGCTCTCAAATCTCTTTAGCCAGAGTAATTACATGGTTATTCTAACCACGCGCGCAAGCCTTAAAGCACTTGGTAATGAGAATTTACCTCCCCAAAATGCTGATGAAGTCCTTTTAAGTGATCGCTCTACAACAAAGACTCAATCCATCAGTAAAATTAAAAGCGTCCAATGGTTTGACCGAACTTACCACGTCAAAAAGCAATTAAGCACTATTAAAAATGTACCAACGGAAGAAAGTATGTCAAATATGTTGCTTGTCTTCCCAAATGAGGAAAGTTACAAAGCAGCACTTCAAAGCTACAATGAAATGATTAAAGCCACCCAAAAAGATCAGGCTTTTGAAGTTTCATCAACCACAAGAGTACTCTTTGACCTTCAAAAAAATGACGAGAAAAAATTTGCGGCAGCATTCAAATCAGCGGTAGGAAAAGACAGCGACTTAAGCCTTTATTATCGTAGTGATGCCATGCAAAGTCAACGCTCACAAATCGGTAGTTTCGTGTTTGTTGGTTTCGTGCTGGGCATTAGCTTTATACTTGGTGCCGCGTTAATCATCTACTACAAACAGCTCTCTGAAGGCGCTCAGGATAAACGTTCCTTCAAAATCTTGCAAGAAGTGGGTCTATCCAAAGTTGAAGTTCAAACAACAATCAAGTCTCAAGTACGAATGATATTCTTCCTTCCGCTTGTCATCACGGTTTGCCATTTTGCGGGTGCCTACCTGATGATTGAAAAAATGATTATGCTCTTTGGAATTACAGACCGTACCATCATTCTAATCATCAGCCTTGGTACAATTGCTCTTCTCGCAGCTGTTTACTATTTGATTTACAAAGCGACCAGTCGCGTCTACTACAAAATCGTCGAACGTTAA
- a CDS encoding ABC transporter ATP-binding protein encodes MLLEVKYLKKIFKTRFSKEETTALVDIDFSVEEGEYIAIMGESGSGKTTLLNILSTLEKPTSGQVLLRKNDITAIKDKEISAFRREHLGFVFQDFNLLDTLSVRDNIYLPLVLSKVNVKVMKERLEELAPKLHIENLLEKQPFELSGGQKQRVAVARALISQPDLVLADEPTAALDYKNSENLLNLFEEINKSSQTIIMVTHSSLAASHAKRVLFIKDGVLYHQLYRGEKSATDFAKEITLSMTAFLGTPVEEVMENA; translated from the coding sequence ATGTTACTTGAAGTTAAATATCTCAAAAAAATTTTTAAAACCCGCTTTTCAAAAGAAGAAACTACGGCGCTCGTTGATATTGATTTTAGTGTTGAGGAGGGGGAATATATTGCCATCATGGGGGAGTCTGGTTCAGGTAAGACAACGCTTTTGAATATCTTATCCACCTTAGAAAAGCCTACTTCTGGACAAGTTTTACTTCGCAAAAATGACATTACAGCCATCAAAGATAAAGAAATTTCAGCGTTCAGACGTGAACACCTCGGGTTTGTTTTTCAAGATTTCAACCTTTTAGACACTCTGTCTGTTCGAGATAATATCTATCTTCCACTCGTTTTATCTAAAGTAAATGTTAAAGTCATGAAAGAAAGATTAGAAGAGTTGGCGCCCAAATTGCACATTGAAAACCTTCTTGAAAAACAACCTTTTGAGCTTTCAGGAGGTCAAAAACAAAGGGTGGCTGTCGCTCGCGCCTTGATTAGTCAGCCTGATTTGGTGTTGGCAGATGAACCAACGGCCGCTTTGGATTACAAAAACTCCGAAAATTTACTCAATTTATTTGAAGAAATTAACAAAAGTAGCCAAACGATTATCATGGTGACCCACTCAAGTTTGGCAGCGAGCCACGCTAAACGTGTTCTCTTCATCAAGGATGGCGTACTTTATCATCAACTCTACCGTGGAGAAAAATCAGCAACCGATTTTGCAAAAGAAATCACGCTATCGATGACCGCCTTTTTGGGAACACCGGTAGAGGAGGTGATGGAAAATGCTTAG
- a CDS encoding YxeA family protein yields the protein MKKILIGLAALILILAGAGTYWYHLKYGGESYYMQVMKDGKKSLTKDDAGKDYTYYDYKEKVYQKAGKEKEVEFTADHNLRKTAYLKLTVNIKKGVTSWEEVKKSEVPEKALTKITNQAGN from the coding sequence ATGAAAAAAATACTTATTGGACTTGCCGCTTTGATTCTAATTTTGGCTGGTGCTGGAACTTATTGGTACCATCTAAAATATGGTGGCGAAAGTTATTATATGCAAGTGATGAAGGATGGAAAAAAATCACTGACGAAAGATGATGCCGGAAAAGATTATACTTACTATGATTATAAGGAAAAAGTTTACCAAAAAGCTGGCAAAGAAAAAGAAGTTGAATTTACAGCCGACCATAATTTGCGTAAAACGGCTTACCTTAAATTGACGGTCAATATCAAAAAGGGAGTGACCAGCTGGGAAGAGGTCAAAAAATCAGAAGTTCCCGAAAAAGCACTGACGAAAATCACAAATCAGGCTGGGAACTAA
- the aroC gene encoding chorismate synthase — protein sequence MRYFTAGESHGPRLTAIIEGVPAGLALTAEDINIELKRRQGGYGRGGRMKIESDQVEITSGVRHGKTIGSPITLNVTNRDFKNWEKIMAAEDVEDKIKSQRRLTKPRPGHADLVGGMKYEFDDLRNVLERSSARETTMRVAVGAVAKKLLHELGIEIANHIVNFGGKAIDYPADLTVEQILATAATNDLSIFDESQAEEIRSYIDQIKKNGDTIGGIIESRVEGVPAGLGSYVQFDRKLDAKIAGAVVSINAFKGVEFGLGFEAGKRLGSEVMDEITWSQTQGYVRSSNQLGGFEGGMTNGEQLIIRGVMKPIPTLYKPLMSVDTDSHMPYKASVERSDPTALPAAGVVMENVIATVLAQEICDKFSSDSFSELKLALEAYKARLKEF from the coding sequence ATGAGATATTTTACAGCGGGAGAATCCCACGGACCACGATTGACGGCGATTATTGAGGGAGTGCCAGCGGGCCTCGCTCTTACAGCAGAAGATATTAACATTGAGCTAAAACGCCGTCAAGGCGGATATGGTCGAGGCGGACGAATGAAAATCGAATCTGATCAGGTTGAGATTACTTCAGGTGTTCGTCATGGCAAGACAATCGGAAGTCCAATCACACTCAATGTGACTAATCGTGATTTTAAAAATTGGGAAAAAATCATGGCTGCAGAAGATGTCGAGGATAAAATTAAAAGTCAACGACGTTTGACTAAGCCTCGTCCAGGTCATGCTGACTTGGTCGGTGGAATGAAATATGAATTTGATGACTTACGCAATGTTCTTGAGCGTTCATCAGCTCGTGAAACAACGATGCGTGTTGCTGTTGGTGCGGTGGCCAAAAAATTGCTTCATGAATTAGGCATCGAAATTGCTAACCACATTGTCAATTTTGGTGGAAAAGCAATTGATTATCCAGCTGATTTGACGGTTGAACAGATTTTAGCGACCGCAGCAACGAATGATTTGTCTATTTTTGATGAAAGTCAAGCTGAAGAAATCCGCAGCTATATTGACCAAATCAAGAAAAATGGCGACACAATTGGTGGAATTATTGAGAGCCGTGTGGAAGGGGTGCCTGCTGGTCTAGGTTCTTACGTGCAATTTGACCGTAAACTCGATGCCAAAATTGCTGGTGCCGTGGTTTCAATCAATGCCTTCAAAGGGGTTGAGTTTGGTCTTGGGTTTGAGGCCGGAAAACGTCTAGGAAGTGAAGTTATGGACGAAATCACTTGGAGTCAAACGCAAGGCTATGTGCGTTCAAGCAACCAACTTGGTGGTTTTGAAGGCGGGATGACGAATGGCGAACAATTGATTATCCGTGGGGTGATGAAGCCAATTCCAACACTTTACAAGCCTTTGATGTCTGTGGATACGGACAGTCATATGCCTTACAAAGCCAGCGTGGAGCGCTCTGATCCAACGGCTTTGCCTGCTGCTGGGGTAGTCATGGAAAATGTCATTGCAACCGTTTTGGCGCAAGAAATTTGTGATAAATTTAGCTCTGATAGTTTTTCTGAATTGAAATTAGCATTAGAAGCCTACAAAGCAAGGCTCAAGGAGTTTTAA
- a CDS encoding NUDIX domain-containing protein → MADYISWLRSKVGQDKILTVAVVAFLQNEEGQVLLQKRVDSELWDIPGGCLELGESLEEALYREVLEETGTDNFEIIKQIGTYNWGEFVYPNGDKVQPTDICYACKIPKKAVDLTYQDEETKALAWVNLETFDLPLFNPKMQRAIDDYIEWSHL, encoded by the coding sequence ATGGCAGATTATATCAGTTGGTTGCGCAGTAAAGTGGGGCAGGACAAGATTTTGACCGTTGCTGTGGTAGCTTTTTTGCAAAATGAAGAGGGTCAAGTTTTGTTGCAAAAACGTGTGGACTCCGAGCTTTGGGACATTCCTGGAGGATGTTTGGAGTTAGGAGAAAGTCTTGAGGAAGCACTTTACCGCGAAGTTTTAGAAGAAACGGGTACAGATAATTTTGAGATTATCAAGCAAATTGGTACTTACAACTGGGGCGAATTTGTTTATCCCAACGGCGATAAGGTTCAACCCACGGACATTTGTTATGCTTGCAAAATACCCAAAAAAGCAGTTGATTTAACCTATCAAGATGAAGAAACCAAGGCGTTAGCTTGGGTTAATTTAGAAACATTTGATTTACCGCTGTTTAATCCAAAAATGCAGCGGGCAATTGATGATTATATAGAATGGAGTCATTTATGA
- a CDS encoding HAD-IA family hydrolase, producing the protein MTTLIWDLDGTLIDSYDVFLEALSETFATFDLPFDRKKVYTFIKAHSVNELLKSQKQPFEALKTSFTENSIAKNEKIKLMAGAKEVLAWTKKAGIENFIYTHKGKNAYHLLEKLGIAAYFTEVITSENGFERKPHPAGVNYLLNKYGLDLNTTYYIGDRVLDAEVAHRSGIHSINFLAVKDSQQIRHLTDIIKILEKN; encoded by the coding sequence ATGACAACATTGATTTGGGATTTAGATGGAACCTTAATTGACAGTTATGACGTGTTTCTTGAAGCACTCTCGGAAACTTTTGCGACATTTGATTTGCCATTTGACCGTAAAAAAGTTTATACTTTTATCAAAGCACATTCGGTCAACGAATTATTAAAAAGTCAAAAGCAACCCTTTGAAGCCCTCAAAACAAGTTTTACAGAAAATTCGATAGCGAAGAATGAAAAGATTAAGTTGATGGCGGGCGCAAAAGAAGTATTGGCTTGGACGAAAAAGGCTGGAATTGAAAACTTTATCTATACCCATAAGGGTAAGAATGCCTATCACTTATTAGAAAAACTCGGTATTGCTGCTTATTTCACTGAGGTCATCACGAGTGAAAATGGCTTTGAGCGTAAACCACATCCTGCGGGGGTCAATTATTTGCTCAACAAATATGGTCTTGATCTAAACACGACTTATTATATCGGTGATCGTGTGCTTGATGCCGAAGTCGCACACCGCAGTGGAATTCATTCCATCAATTTCCTTGCAGTTAAAGATTCGCAACAAATCAGGCATTTGACCGATATTATCAAAATTTTGGAGAAAAATTGA
- a CDS encoding DUF1054 domain-containing protein, which translates to MFTHKSFEVFDIVGLEARMTAIRSTIQPIFSEIGEKLVGDLQTIFPDEAFYLHIAQHRRRTTHAPENTWSAISTQKRGYKMEAHYQLGIWQDYVFLYLSIIDQPKKQQKYAQCWQELLTTAQLPGDFVLSKDHTKAEFFQLDELPNALERLGKVKKAELEVGKIWPASRFDGQHDEEIEGEIREALRQLSSIYRQLMEVK; encoded by the coding sequence ATGTTCACACACAAATCATTTGAAGTTTTTGATATCGTGGGTTTAGAAGCTCGAATGACCGCAATTCGTAGCACTATTCAACCTATTTTTTCGGAAATTGGTGAAAAATTAGTGGGCGATTTACAAACCATTTTTCCTGATGAAGCATTTTATCTTCACATTGCACAGCATCGGCGAAGAACAACCCATGCTCCAGAAAATACGTGGTCAGCGATTTCCACACAAAAACGGGGCTACAAAATGGAAGCTCATTATCAACTCGGCATCTGGCAGGATTATGTTTTTCTATATCTGTCAATCATTGACCAACCTAAAAAACAGCAAAAATATGCGCAGTGCTGGCAAGAATTATTGACCACAGCACAACTTCCTGGTGATTTTGTGCTTTCAAAGGATCATACTAAAGCTGAATTTTTCCAACTGGATGAACTTCCAAACGCTCTTGAACGTTTAGGGAAAGTCAAAAAAGCTGAATTAGAAGTTGGAAAAATTTGGCCAGCAAGTCGCTTTGACGGTCAACATGATGAAGAAATTGAGGGAGAAATCAGAGAAGCTCTGCGACAACTCAGCTCGATTTATAGACAGCTAATGGAGGTTAAGTGA
- a CDS encoding DMT family transporter: MYLYLGFALLGGFLLANQNPINADLRKIVGSPFLASGISNLVGSIFLGLITVITTQTLLPSWTFVSGHPAWIWLGGLLGGIFLTSNVLLFPRLGAVQTVILPILGQILMGSLIDHFGWFGALQIPLSALRIVGILITLLGVSIAVILPSLKSKSVTQGATNLFVWRLWAIIVGAMSAAQQAINGRLGVLLENSAQAAFISFFIGFLAIFIVSLFIDKRLPKISDLKGAKIWNGFGGFLGAMFVFATVLSVPQIGAGLTIMMGLIGQIVGSMLVSQFGFWRSGKYRIQISQIVGVLVMLAGIIVIKFL; the protein is encoded by the coding sequence ATGTATCTTTATCTAGGCTTTGCCCTACTTGGTGGCTTTTTACTCGCCAATCAAAACCCAATTAACGCTGATTTGCGTAAGATTGTTGGCTCCCCTTTTTTAGCCTCTGGAATTTCTAATCTTGTTGGTTCAATTTTTCTGGGACTTATCACAGTCATTACCACTCAAACCCTCCTTCCCAGCTGGACTTTTGTGAGTGGACACCCAGCATGGATTTGGCTTGGTGGTCTACTGGGGGGCATTTTTCTAACCTCAAACGTGCTTTTATTTCCAAGATTGGGTGCTGTCCAAACGGTTATTTTACCGATTTTGGGTCAAATTTTGATGGGCAGCTTGATTGATCACTTTGGCTGGTTTGGGGCGTTACAAATTCCTTTGTCTGCTTTGCGAATTGTGGGCATTTTAATCACACTATTAGGTGTGAGTATTGCGGTCATTTTGCCAAGTTTAAAAAGTAAAAGTGTCACTCAAGGGGCAACAAACCTTTTTGTTTGGCGCTTATGGGCCATTATTGTGGGCGCCATGTCAGCTGCCCAACAAGCAATTAATGGTCGTTTAGGCGTTTTGCTAGAAAACTCAGCTCAAGCTGCTTTCATTTCATTCTTTATTGGTTTTTTGGCTATTTTCATCGTCTCTCTCTTTATTGACAAGCGTCTGCCAAAAATCTCTGATTTAAAAGGAGCCAAGATTTGGAATGGCTTTGGTGGCTTTCTTGGCGCAATGTTTGTTTTTGCAACTGTCTTGTCCGTCCCACAAATTGGTGCAGGTCTGACCATTATGATGGGCTTGATTGGTCAAATTGTGGGAAGTATGCTCGTTTCCCAATTTGGTTTTTGGCGCTCTGGCAAGTATCGAATTCAAATTTCGCAAATTGTTGGCGTACTTGTGATGCTGGCAGGAATTATTGTGATTAAATTTTTATAA
- the aroB gene encoding 3-dehydroquinate synthase, whose translation MKLKVNLPDHPYEVLIEKGALDHVNTWVSALWKKQKIVLISDDHVNRLYGKKVTDQLNEAGFEVAVFEFPEGEASKNLATAEKAWNFCAQFGLTRSDGIIALGGGVTGDLAGFVASTYMRGIHFLQIPTSLTAQVDSSIGGKTGINSDFAKNMIGTFTQPDGVLIDSNVLSTLGEREFREGLGEVIKCGLIADAQLWDLLTDLSAEDLLKNFTKIDEIIYRSCEVKRKVVVDDELDNGVRLYLNFGHTIGHAVESTAGYGVVMHGEAVAIGMVQISKVAEAKGLMPQGITEEIRQMVVKYGLPDHYEPWDEEQLYAALTHDKKARGSQIKTVIVPQIGSAKINQVALEEMKDYLKK comes from the coding sequence ATGAAACTAAAAGTAAATTTACCAGACCATCCCTATGAAGTTCTGATTGAAAAAGGTGCACTTGACCACGTCAACACGTGGGTTTCAGCACTTTGGAAAAAACAAAAAATCGTTCTGATTTCAGACGATCATGTCAATCGCTTATATGGGAAAAAAGTCACTGACCAACTCAACGAAGCCGGCTTTGAAGTTGCTGTTTTTGAATTTCCAGAAGGCGAAGCCAGTAAAAATTTGGCGACGGCTGAAAAAGCTTGGAATTTCTGCGCTCAATTTGGCTTGACCCGCTCCGATGGAATTATTGCCCTTGGGGGTGGTGTAACAGGAGATTTGGCAGGTTTTGTAGCCAGTACCTATATGCGAGGTATTCATTTTCTACAAATTCCAACCAGCTTAACCGCCCAAGTGGACAGCTCTATTGGTGGTAAAACAGGGATCAACTCAGATTTTGCTAAAAATATGATTGGTACCTTCACCCAACCTGACGGCGTTTTGATTGACTCCAATGTTTTAAGCACTTTGGGCGAGCGTGAATTTAGAGAAGGATTGGGTGAAGTCATCAAATGTGGTCTGATTGCCGATGCCCAACTCTGGGATTTATTGACCGACCTCTCCGCAGAAGATTTGCTGAAAAACTTTACGAAAATTGATGAAATCATCTATCGCTCTTGTGAAGTCAAACGCAAAGTTGTCGTAGACGACGAACTGGACAATGGGGTTAGACTTTATCTCAATTTTGGTCATACCATTGGCCATGCCGTTGAATCTACTGCAGGATATGGTGTTGTCATGCACGGCGAAGCCGTTGCTATTGGCATGGTGCAAATCAGTAAAGTTGCCGAAGCAAAAGGCCTGATGCCCCAAGGAATCACTGAAGAAATTCGCCAAATGGTCGTAAAATATGGCTTGCCAGACCATTATGAACCTTGGGACGAAGAGCAGTTATACGCAGCTTTAACCCACGATAAAAAAGCCCGAGGTAGCCAAATCAAAACCGTCATCGTTCCTCAAATTGGTAGCGCCAAAATCAACCAAGTTGCTCTTGAGGAGATGAAAGATTATTTAAAAAAATAG
- a CDS encoding DUF1361 domain-containing protein: MKTTHQKFWQIHLLFIAFVLFSFLMSLHFNGNISFYQDKLDRVPTTMSWNVFLALIAYDAAYFLPKTKKRGLLILLSIIWLGFYPNTFYMMTDASHFADWLSIGGKFDLPLGVSSKQLTYFGILFIGIFMGVTLGLWSMLTVLERFFKNKKIIASLFVFVVSFLSSVGIFAGKLFSLRLNTWNLLTNPLETLGTLLGIIRPEYMTFLLGFTAMQALLILFFWLGKKEN, translated from the coding sequence ATGAAGACCACCCATCAAAAATTTTGGCAAATCCACCTTTTATTTATTGCCTTTGTCCTCTTTTCCTTTTTGATGTCCCTCCATTTTAACGGCAACATCAGCTTTTATCAGGACAAATTAGATCGAGTGCCGACCACGATGAGCTGGAATGTCTTTTTAGCACTCATTGCCTACGATGCCGCCTATTTCCTACCAAAAACGAAAAAAAGAGGCCTACTTATTCTGCTTAGCATCATCTGGCTGGGATTTTATCCCAACACCTTTTATATGATGACTGATGCCTCACATTTTGCCGATTGGCTCTCAATTGGTGGCAAATTTGACTTACCACTTGGCGTTTCGAGCAAGCAACTCACCTATTTTGGCATTTTATTCATCGGAATTTTTATGGGCGTCACCCTCGGGTTATGGTCGATGTTGACCGTATTGGAACGTTTCTTTAAAAATAAAAAAATAATAGCGAGTCTCTTCGTATTTGTCGTTTCTTTTCTAAGCTCCGTTGGAATTTTCGCTGGAAAATTATTCAGTTTGCGCCTAAACACATGGAACCTGCTGACCAATCCCTTAGAAACGTTAGGCACCTTACTTGGCATTATTCGCCCAGAATATATGACCTTTTTGCTTGGATTTACCGCCATGCAAGCCCTCTTGATTTTATTTTTCTGGCTAGGAAAAAAGGAGAATTAA